ACGCCGGACTCGATTCGATCGACACGCTCGTCGACCTGCGTGCGGCCCACGACGACGGCGACGAGACCGCCGGTCTCGACGTCTTCACCGGCGACGTCGTCGATACCTTCGAGGCCGGCGTCGTCGAGTCAGCCCACGCCAAACAGCAGGGCATCTCCTCGGCCGCCGAGGCCGCGAACCTCGTCCTGAAGATCGACGACATCATCGCCGCGGGCGACCTCTCGACCGAGGGCGAAGAGCCCGAAGGCGGCGCCGGCGGTCCCGGCGGCGCCGGGGGCATGGGCGGTATGGGCGGCGGCATGGGCGGCATGATGTAAGGCCGGACGCGTCCCCGCTCCGCCCGCGTTCGTTCGTGCGCTCCCCAAGACGACCATTTTTGTACCCGACCGCACGTATCGGCCGACGATGACGCTCTCGGAGGAAGCGACGTCCCGCCTGACGGACATCGTCACGCTACAGCCGACGAAAAACGGAGAGTTACAGGACCGCTGGGGGCTCGAAAGCGGCAGCGAGGTCCACAGCTACCTCGAATCGGAGCTGAAGGAGTACTACTACCGCGACGAGGACAGCCTGATCCGGGCGACGCCGGAAGCGGCCGAGCTCGTCGGGATCGAACTCAACGACGTAGTAGGGGTGCCGCCGCTGCAGGCCGAGGTCATCGACACTCTCGCCGGCCCCGAGGAGGAACCCCAAAGCGTCGTCTCGGTGTTGCACGCTCTCGAGGACCGCGGCGTCGAGGCCGACGTCGATTCGGCCCGCTCGGCCCTTCGAGGGCTGGCCGACAAGGGGATCGTCGAGATCGTCCGCAAGACCGTACCGACGTTCCGGCTCGCGACGCAGCGGTCGTCGATCGACGTCGAGGTGCTCGACGCGCCGAGCGAGGACACCTAGCGTCTGCGGTCCCGTTTCCGGTCGAGCAGTCGCTTGGCCGCCCGACCCGGCCCGCCCGCGATCGGCCACCCGCCGTCGCGCCAGGCCGGCGGTTCGGGCTCGAACAACGAGCACGATCCCGAACACTCCGCGGCGGTCTGTGGCCGCCCCTTCGCGGCGCACCGCGGGAACGGTCCCGTCGGGTCCGTCAACTCGAAGTGTCGACAGTCGGGGCGCATCGTCCCCGCGTAGGATCGCCAGCCGCGCTCGTACGCTCGCTCGGCGATCTCGAGGCGCTTTCGGCGCTTCCAGGTGGGATCGGCGTACTCGAAGCGCGCGGCCGAGCGGCCGTCGCCGGGCCGATCGAGGATCCGGGTGCCGGGCTCCGCGGCAGCCAGCGTCCGGGGGCGCCAGACCGGCTCGCAGGACCGCGATCCGGACTCGGGCGAGACGACGAGGATCCCCACCTCGACCGGCATCGCCTCCAGTAACGCGGGTTCGACCCCCTCCGCCGTGGTCTCGGTCGCCAACCAGACCTCGTCGGCGAGCCCGAGCGCCACGTCGTGTTCGAGCTGTTCGCCGAGCCGTCGCGCGGCCGCGGCGTCGAGGTCCGGCTTGTTCTCGATCGCGACGATCCGGTCGACCCACGCCGGGTAGCGATAGCGCCGCCTGATCTCGATACGGTTTCCGTCCCGCCGCGTCTCGAGGAACCCCCGGTCGTCGGCCTCGTGGATCGCCTCCCGGACGTACCGCCAGGGGTAGCCGGGATCGGGGAGACACTCCCGGTAGTACGCCCACGACGCCGGCGCGTGCCGGGCGAGAAACAGCAACTCCGACCCGAGGCGGGCCCCGCCGAACGGCGCGCGCTCTTCCAGACCCGACTCGGCGGTCTCGACGACGATCGTGTCCCAGCGTCGGCGTTTCGTCCCGAGCTGGCGGGCGACGATCGGGGCCCCCACAGCGGTCGCCCCCGGCGGCCAGTTCCGCTCGGCCCACGCACAGACCCGTAACTCGAAGCCGAACTCCTTCACGACCGACACTCAGCGAGCGTGCGATGTAAGCGGTTCGGCCGTCGATGCCGTTCCGGGGCCGGAGCTGAGGCTGCGGCGGGACGGGAGAACGGAAACGGAACGGGACGGGAGTGGATGCGCCGGGCACCGGGCAGACCCGACGCAGACGGGCGCGTGGCGCGGGCGTCGGAGCGTTCTGCCGTCACGACGAGAAAAGCGTCGTTCGGGCAATCAAAGATACAGCGGCACGACGTATAAACCCTCGCGTCGACGACCGCTCACCGGCGATCCGAGAGCGCCGGGAACTCCCCGCGTACCTCGGCGACGCGTTCCGGCGGACAGGCCGCGTGGACGATTGCCGGCCCCTCGTCGGTGGCAGCGACCGGCGTCCCCCAGGGATCATACACCGTCGACCGGCCGACGAGGTCGGCCGCCTCGAACGACCCGGCGCCGTTGACCGCGCCGACGTACAGCAGGTCCTCGACGGCACGCGCGCGCGGCAGGAGCTGCCAGTGTTCGACGCGCGGGTAGGGCCACGCGCTCGGTACGAGCACCATCGTCGCGCCCGCTTCGAGCAGTCGCCGGTACAGCTCCGGAAACCGGAGGTCATAGCAGGTCGTGACGGCGGCGGTGTGACCGCACACCTCGGCCGTCGGGAGCCGATCGCCGGGGACGAGCAGCTCCGCCTCCGCCGAGTCGTAGCCGAACAGGTGGTGTTTCCGGTACACCAGCTGCCTGTCACCGTCGCTGTCGAAAAGCACTGCGGTGTTCGCGAGGCCCTCCGGTTCCGGAACGGATTCGCCCGCGGCGGCCGAGGCAGCGAGGTCCTCGACGACCGTCCCGGCGAGCACCGCGACGTCGTGTTCGACCGCGGCCGCCCGGATCGCTCGGTGGACCCCGCCGCCGATCGGTTCGGCGCTGCGCTCGTAGGCGTCGAAAGCGAAGTAGCCAACGTCGAAGACCTCCGGGAGTGCAACGCAGTCGGCCCCCTCGGCGGCGGCCGCGTCGATCGCCTCGACCGCTCGCTCGACGTTTCGATCCCGCTTGGCCGGTTCGATCTCGATCTGTGCGAGCGCGAGGTTCATCTCCCCGTTCGCTCGCGGACGGTCGACTCGAGGCTCGCCAGTTCGCCGTCGAGCTTCCGCTTGAAGTACGTCTCGACGCCCGGCAATCGCCCCTCGACCCGAAAGCGGTTCGTGACCCGGGTGCCCGCCTCGACGGGGTCGAGGACGTGTTCACCCTGTACGTTCATGGCCTTCGATCGGCCGACGAACCGGACGTAG
The genomic region above belongs to Natronomonas moolapensis 8.8.11 and contains:
- a CDS encoding DUF5797 family protein — translated: MTLSEEATSRLTDIVTLQPTKNGELQDRWGLESGSEVHSYLESELKEYYYRDEDSLIRATPEAAELVGIELNDVVGVPPLQAEVIDTLAGPEEEPQSVVSVLHALEDRGVEADVDSARSALRGLADKGIVEIVRKTVPTFRLATQRSSIDVEVLDAPSEDT
- a CDS encoding DUF5787 family protein; this encodes MKEFGFELRVCAWAERNWPPGATAVGAPIVARQLGTKRRRWDTIVVETAESGLEERAPFGGARLGSELLFLARHAPASWAYYRECLPDPGYPWRYVREAIHEADDRGFLETRRDGNRIEIRRRYRYPAWVDRIVAIENKPDLDAAAARRLGEQLEHDVALGLADEVWLATETTAEGVEPALLEAMPVEVGILVVSPESGSRSCEPVWRPRTLAAAEPGTRILDRPGDGRSAARFEYADPTWKRRKRLEIAERAYERGWRSYAGTMRPDCRHFELTDPTGPFPRCAAKGRPQTAAECSGSCSLFEPEPPAWRDGGWPIAGGPGRAAKRLLDRKRDRRR
- a CDS encoding nitrilase-related carbon-nitrogen hydrolase codes for the protein MNLALAQIEIEPAKRDRNVERAVEAIDAAAAEGADCVALPEVFDVGYFAFDAYERSAEPIGGGVHRAIRAAAVEHDVAVLAGTVVEDLAASAAAGESVPEPEGLANTAVLFDSDGDRQLVYRKHHLFGYDSAEAELLVPGDRLPTAEVCGHTAAVTTCYDLRFPELYRRLLEAGATMVLVPSAWPYPRVEHWQLLPRARAVEDLLYVGAVNGAGSFEAADLVGRSTVYDPWGTPVAATDEGPAIVHAACPPERVAEVRGEFPALSDRR